One Proteinivorax tanatarense DNA segment encodes these proteins:
- a CDS encoding SEC-C metal-binding domain-containing protein encodes MKNDKLLTKEEIEVLENLSDDMSEKEQKALERMAHKIQGLTKKQFNDLLKRSIEVADGVKNKIEISPPYTLEKFLSTLKKEELTEIRRSLDIKGLSKYNKEDLIEALVVKIPYSIEELISYFDKNQYELLIKMSKKEVLVSEIEGDYTFFQRLGMAFVYLKPDGEPVMVMPEEIATRFREISRKETIKNMIKRNTRWVEVVHGIMFNYGALKSEDFFRLVQEYGEIDDKDFKELIRIILIAEEFYGQFESNVMSELIFYHMLVYKPEHTLKLQQSNNFDFYPYTSKEITNTELLNSAQSQTVKSLIDFFVKNYEDLYEVQAKYIVEEIIINIKNSQDAAKIVNNLQFELEIPNSEIFKKLTRLVVQLEYDTRQWGLKGYKPSEINEKEESQQKTEIKPGLRLVVDNTKDDPKVSRNKPCPCGSNKKYKNCCGK; translated from the coding sequence GTGAAAAATGATAAATTATTAACTAAAGAAGAAATAGAAGTGTTGGAGAATTTAAGTGACGATATGAGTGAAAAAGAACAAAAAGCTTTAGAAAGGATGGCTCACAAAATACAGGGGCTTACAAAAAAACAGTTTAATGATTTATTAAAAAGAAGCATTGAGGTGGCTGATGGTGTTAAGAATAAAATAGAAATTAGCCCGCCTTATACTTTAGAAAAGTTTTTGTCTACCTTAAAAAAAGAGGAACTTACAGAAATAAGAAGAAGCTTAGACATTAAAGGTCTGAGCAAGTATAACAAAGAGGATTTGATAGAAGCTTTAGTGGTTAAAATTCCATATTCAATAGAAGAGCTAATAAGTTATTTTGACAAAAACCAGTATGAACTTTTGATAAAAATGTCAAAAAAAGAAGTGTTAGTGTCAGAAATAGAGGGCGATTATACTTTTTTTCAGCGGCTTGGGATGGCTTTTGTTTATTTAAAACCAGATGGTGAGCCAGTTATGGTTATGCCTGAAGAAATAGCTACAAGATTTAGGGAAATCTCTCGCAAAGAAACTATAAAAAATATGATAAAAAGAAATACTAGGTGGGTTGAAGTAGTTCACGGGATTATGTTTAACTATGGCGCTTTAAAGTCCGAAGATTTTTTCAGACTTGTTCAAGAGTACGGGGAGATTGATGATAAAGATTTTAAAGAGTTAATTAGAATAATTTTAATTGCAGAAGAGTTTTATGGACAGTTTGAGAGCAATGTAATGTCTGAGCTTATATTTTATCATATGTTAGTTTATAAGCCGGAGCATACTCTAAAGCTACAACAATCTAACAACTTTGATTTCTACCCATATACATCCAAAGAAATCACTAATACTGAACTTTTAAATAGTGCGCAATCTCAGACAGTTAAAAGCCTAATAGATTTTTTTGTCAAAAATTATGAAGATTTATATGAAGTACAAGCTAAATATATTGTAGAAGAGATTATTATAAATATTAAAAATTCACAAGATGCTGCAAAGATAGTTAACAATCTTCAATTTGAATTAGAAATTCCTAATTCAGAGATATTTAAAAAATTAACAAGACTAGTAGTTCAGCTTGAATATGATACAAGGCAATGGGGGTTAAAAGGGTATAAGCCAAGTGAAATAAACGAAAAAGAAGAAAGCCAACAAAAAACAGAGATAAAGCCAGGGTTAAGATTAGTAGTGGATAACACCAAAGATGATCCAAAGGTTAGTAGAAATAAACCCTGTCCATGTGGCAGCAACAAAAAATACAAAAACTGTTGTGGAAAGTAA
- a CDS encoding Wadjet anti-phage system protein JetD domain-containing protein has translation MGQDKELFMREKIISHLKSSKKTTVKLNELQGLFSGDVSYNEFTHVIQSLEQKGLLKPVKSHNTNNKKIPLYNTYRINKLAFKDQLVDDIQKFKLSSHPLIDLSYYFSSSESQWQKDLPFIKLVDNYLRYSGVPHKEASAAERSYQITGDEKWIDFKGGKSLLNRIAVYDKLRIAYNADPLMVAVNPKNFTSPYIHLIVENKATFYDFQHFMEESFLTSLIYGSGWKIIGNINLLQKQLSLPDKGHRFYYFGDLDWEGLSIWSGVFEKQKVLPAAGFYQMLLTKPATSGKKNQKRNKEALEKFTKHFNENEAEKIKKLLAGGYYYPQEGLGRDEIAKVMEEMQWI, from the coding sequence ATGGGGCAAGATAAGGAATTATTTATGCGAGAAAAAATTATATCGCATTTAAAATCTAGTAAAAAGACTACGGTTAAACTTAATGAACTTCAGGGGTTGTTTAGCGGTGATGTGTCCTACAATGAGTTTACTCATGTTATTCAGTCTTTAGAGCAGAAAGGTTTGTTAAAGCCGGTTAAATCTCACAACACCAACAACAAGAAAATACCCCTTTACAATACATATAGAATTAACAAATTAGCTTTTAAAGACCAGCTTGTAGATGATATTCAAAAATTTAAGCTTTCCAGTCATCCTCTAATTGATTTAAGTTATTACTTTTCTAGCTCTGAAAGTCAGTGGCAAAAGGATCTGCCTTTTATTAAGCTGGTGGATAACTATTTAAGATATAGCGGTGTCCCACACAAGGAGGCATCTGCTGCAGAGCGTTCTTACCAAATAACAGGGGATGAAAAGTGGATTGATTTTAAAGGGGGCAAAAGCTTACTTAACCGGATAGCAGTTTACGATAAATTAAGAATTGCCTACAACGCCGATCCTTTAATGGTTGCTGTAAATCCCAAAAACTTCACCTCACCATATATTCATTTGATTGTTGAAAACAAAGCCACTTTTTATGATTTTCAGCACTTTATGGAAGAAAGCTTTTTAACTTCGCTAATATATGGAAGTGGTTGGAAGATAATAGGTAATATTAACCTTTTACAAAAACAACTATCCCTGCCAGATAAGGGCCATAGGTTTTATTATTTTGGCGATTTAGATTGGGAAGGGCTATCTATATGGAGTGGGGTTTTTGAAAAGCAGAAGGTGCTACCTGCAGCCGGCTTTTACCAGATGCTTTTGACAAAACCAGCTACCAGCGGCAAGAAAAATCAAAAAAGGAACAAAGAGGCTTTAGAAAAATTTACAAAACACTTTAACGAAAATGAAGCTGAAAAGATAAAAAAACTACTAGCAGGCGGCTACTATTACCCTCAAGAGGGGTTAGGTAGGGATGAAATAGCTAAGGTTATGGAGGAAATGCAATGGATTTAG
- a CDS encoding replicative DNA helicase codes for MDLDIKTITENYRERVQRIALFDCLYKLQSKKRKDNSQKEIDFFGLGILTLLFFFENMLIRNNKTGSDELADFFYKVNDGEIDLDKEGFEKIAREIIEIFRPPRGTRNSRSFYNWQDRQQQTVEYSILQAGRSDIKTNKQYYKLDDDGLELIFATKEYFSEFQLSISQLLLRKQLEKGEFVSALRQIDEMRIAVESLEERIVKIKQEVQRNILDEKTYKRYKELVEDINNRLTRESDEFEELKGFVKEARDTLFYEIKNEKDERAYKFMVKIQQELEQVHSFHTVLLQKSVELKTTTLQSAQESLYYVGVDSFNFKQELVSRMFSSPLPLESSKTLAKPFLYLQHNKTWSPLSVFAPQRITNREQENKSSEFMNMKAEDERQKELKAQQQNLRFIGEIVLKAMDGENEITLAKVVDYMDKNNYENILSQPLFAHFFIMLHQKSPLALDNNSYEKEKMLKEVIALLKTRYQRLSVREIPKKLIIVRDRFKMQDMAIRLEERNFGL; via the coding sequence ATGGATTTAGACATAAAAACCATCACCGAAAATTATAGAGAGCGGGTGCAGAGGATTGCTCTTTTTGACTGCCTTTATAAGCTGCAAAGCAAAAAAAGAAAGGATAACTCTCAAAAGGAGATAGACTTTTTTGGTCTAGGGATTTTAACTTTGCTGTTCTTTTTTGAAAACATGCTTATTCGCAATAATAAAACAGGAAGTGATGAGCTTGCTGATTTCTTTTATAAGGTAAATGATGGTGAGATAGATTTAGATAAAGAAGGCTTTGAGAAAATAGCCCGAGAGATTATTGAAATTTTTCGTCCGCCCCGGGGAACAAGAAATAGTAGAAGCTTTTATAATTGGCAGGACAGACAGCAGCAAACGGTGGAATACTCTATTTTGCAGGCGGGCAGATCTGATATAAAGACTAACAAACAATATTATAAATTGGACGATGATGGCTTAGAGCTTATATTTGCTACAAAAGAGTACTTTAGCGAATTTCAGCTGTCTATAAGTCAATTGCTTTTAAGAAAGCAGCTGGAAAAGGGAGAGTTTGTCAGCGCTTTAAGGCAAATTGACGAAATGCGGATAGCGGTGGAAAGTCTGGAGGAGCGTATTGTTAAAATTAAGCAGGAAGTGCAGCGGAACATCCTAGATGAAAAGACCTATAAAAGATACAAAGAGCTTGTTGAGGATATCAACAATAGATTAACTCGGGAAAGTGATGAATTTGAGGAGTTAAAGGGTTTTGTAAAAGAGGCAAGAGATACCTTATTTTATGAAATAAAAAATGAAAAGGATGAAAGGGCCTATAAGTTTATGGTTAAAATTCAGCAGGAGTTAGAGCAAGTTCACTCCTTTCATACGGTACTTTTGCAAAAAAGTGTGGAGCTTAAAACAACCACTTTGCAGTCAGCCCAGGAATCACTGTACTATGTAGGGGTTGACTCATTTAACTTTAAACAGGAATTAGTTTCTCGGATGTTTTCCTCGCCCTTGCCGCTAGAAAGCAGCAAAACCTTGGCCAAACCTTTTTTATATCTTCAGCATAACAAAACGTGGTCCCCTTTGTCTGTTTTTGCGCCCCAGCGGATTACAAATCGAGAGCAGGAAAATAAAAGCTCGGAGTTTATGAACATGAAAGCTGAGGATGAGCGGCAAAAAGAGTTAAAAGCGCAGCAGCAAAACCTCAGATTTATAGGTGAGATAGTGCTAAAGGCTATGGACGGAGAAAATGAAATAACCTTAGCTAAAGTGGTGGATTACATGGATAAAAACAATTATGAAAATATCTTAAGCCAGCCCCTTTTTGCCCACTTTTTTATAATGTTGCACCAAAAGTCGCCGTTAGCTTTAGATAACAATTCATATGAAAAAGAAAAGATGCTTAAAGAGGTAATAGCACTACTTAAAACTCGCTACCAACGCTTAAGTGTACGGGAAATTCCTAAAAAACTAATAATTGTCAGGGATAGATTTAAAATGCAGGATATGGCCATAAGATTGGAGGAGAGAAATTTTGGGTTATGA
- a CDS encoding DUF6063 family protein, with translation MGYDNNQVTKAFKIYSKLAAGSVADEEDLKQYLADDNVRGLVDQFVDQVDCVLVVAGDLIYMIPKASSSMFHISNETIKKDYLPTSAKNSDIYLMYVATIVLFGEFYDGYQSMNPTRDFITMEEWLSQLNQRIFSIKEHGTEKLKELEKKYQYNWIDIIEKWEALDDLKEHVKKQQANVASRLSSLYITKRFLEKQELINDLGNDEIELTQKAKIIVQRYYMEYDFNRGILDFIYGLEEEREDEDAIDIQDSLN, from the coding sequence TTGGGTTATGATAACAATCAGGTGACTAAAGCTTTTAAAATATATTCTAAGCTTGCTGCAGGTTCTGTGGCAGATGAAGAGGATTTAAAACAGTACTTGGCAGATGATAACGTCCGGGGGCTGGTGGACCAATTCGTCGATCAGGTTGATTGTGTTTTAGTTGTGGCGGGGGATTTGATTTACATGATTCCCAAGGCAAGTTCTTCGATGTTTCATATAAGCAATGAAACCATAAAAAAGGACTATCTGCCTACGAGCGCTAAAAATTCAGATATTTATTTGATGTATGTAGCAACTATTGTTCTTTTTGGAGAGTTTTATGACGGTTATCAATCTATGAACCCCACCAGAGATTTTATCACTATGGAAGAGTGGCTAAGTCAGTTAAACCAAAGAATTTTTTCCATAAAGGAACATGGTACAGAAAAGCTAAAGGAGCTAGAAAAGAAGTATCAGTATAATTGGATAGATATTATAGAAAAATGGGAAGCGTTAGATGATTTAAAGGAGCATGTAAAAAAGCAGCAGGCTAATGTCGCCAGTAGGCTAAGCTCTTTATACATAACTAAAAGGTTTTTAGAAAAGCAAGAACTAATTAACGACTTAGGAAATGATGAAATAGAGCTTACTCAAAAGGCCAAGATAATTGTGCAAAGGTACTACATGGAATATGATTTTAACAGAGGGATTTTAGATTTTATATATGGTCTTGAGGAAGAAAGGGAGGATGAAGATGCCATCGATATCCAAGATTCGCTTAACTAA